A portion of the Chondrinema litorale genome contains these proteins:
- a CDS encoding glycosyltransferase family 61 protein, whose product MKKLKSKISNRVKLTLERTIPYRYHYKPIGVHPEGVSNECVRFQNIYTAYENPLKIEDGLFDILSDYDKPDYKSVTTDYNIIELDEGRVFAGNVATVAVISKENKIVGEASFSYKNGDVVPADQNNVFQQKFFPEPEHFDCTVFAMLNGGGGASNYAHYLIDSLSRIHLLKKSGKFDEVDKFLVPSIRYDFQEDALKLLGITRDKIIEGDKVPHIQAKKLIASTAPRDTSVIIPSWVCEFHRDEYLKPEFLNDFDAPYIYIKRSDSGIRNVLNEAEVEEMLSKYGFKFYELRNLSFIEKVSLFAKAKVVVSVHGAGLTNIMFCSTDSHFIELYPDVYILTTYVDLATKVGIDYAYQLCKSSAFADNGGDAQKVHVTVDIPKLEALVKEKVQ is encoded by the coding sequence ATGAAGAAACTAAAAAGTAAGATAAGTAATAGAGTAAAACTAACACTCGAAAGAACTATTCCTTACAGATATCATTACAAGCCTATTGGTGTTCATCCTGAAGGAGTAAGTAATGAGTGTGTAAGGTTTCAAAATATTTACACTGCCTACGAAAATCCGCTTAAAATAGAAGATGGGCTTTTTGATATTCTTTCAGATTATGATAAACCTGATTATAAATCTGTAACAACAGATTATAATATTATCGAACTGGATGAAGGACGTGTATTTGCTGGGAATGTAGCTACAGTGGCTGTTATTTCAAAAGAGAATAAGATAGTTGGAGAAGCATCATTCAGCTATAAAAATGGAGATGTTGTTCCAGCAGATCAAAATAACGTTTTCCAACAAAAGTTCTTCCCTGAGCCTGAGCACTTTGATTGTACCGTATTCGCTATGCTAAATGGTGGCGGCGGTGCTAGTAATTATGCTCACTATTTAATAGATAGTCTTTCAAGAATTCATCTCTTAAAAAAGAGCGGGAAGTTTGATGAGGTTGACAAGTTTTTAGTTCCAAGTATCAGATACGACTTCCAAGAAGATGCTTTAAAACTACTTGGAATAACCAGAGATAAAATTATTGAAGGAGATAAAGTTCCTCACATACAAGCTAAAAAATTAATTGCCTCAACAGCTCCAAGAGATACTTCTGTAATTATACCATCTTGGGTTTGTGAGTTTCATAGAGATGAATATTTAAAGCCGGAATTTCTTAATGACTTTGATGCACCTTATATTTATATTAAAAGGAGTGATTCTGGAATTAGAAATGTATTAAACGAAGCTGAGGTTGAAGAAATGCTTTCTAAATATGGTTTCAAGTTTTATGAACTTAGAAACCTATCTTTCATTGAGAAAGTAAGTCTTTTTGCAAAAGCTAAAGTTGTTGTGTCTGTGCATGGAGCAGGTTTAACTAATATCATGTTTTGTAGTACAGACAGTCATTTTATCGAGCTTTATCCAGATGTTTACATTTTAACAACCTATGTTGATCTAGCCACTAAAGTTGGTATAGACTATGCATATCAACTATGTAAGTCTAGTGCATTTGCAGATAATGGAGGTGATGCACAAAAAGTGCATGTTACTGTTGATATACCGAAATTAGAAGCTCTTGTAAAAGAAAAAGTTCAGTAA
- a CDS encoding WecB/TagA/CpsF family glycosyltransferase produces the protein MKKKLVFNSLISTGTFQEFTDKIFELSETKESSYVCFANAHMMVESYKSPEFNKILNNADLAAPDGGPVSKAVKVYHGIKQVRVPGMDLLPVLLDEAEKRNKSVYFFGTTDDLLEIIKEKAAKEFPNLRIAGTFSPPFRKLSEEEENDIIDMIQATNPDLLFVALGCPKQEMWMAAHMGKINACMLGVGQAFRTYAGVEKRLPKWARNLSLEWVYRFYLEPGRLWKRYLVTNSFFIYLFIKHLFSPNKQPAELVYEETKK, from the coding sequence ATGAAAAAAAAATTAGTTTTTAATTCCCTTATTTCAACAGGTACCTTCCAGGAATTTACAGACAAGATATTTGAACTTAGTGAAACAAAAGAATCATCTTATGTGTGCTTTGCAAATGCACACATGATGGTTGAATCTTATAAGAGCCCCGAATTCAATAAAATACTAAATAATGCCGACCTTGCTGCACCAGATGGTGGTCCAGTATCCAAAGCTGTAAAAGTTTATCATGGAATTAAACAGGTTCGTGTTCCTGGTATGGATTTACTACCTGTATTATTAGATGAGGCTGAAAAACGCAATAAATCTGTATATTTCTTTGGCACAACTGATGATCTTCTTGAAATAATTAAGGAAAAAGCTGCTAAAGAATTTCCTAATTTGAGAATAGCAGGCACCTTCTCTCCACCATTTAGAAAACTAAGTGAAGAAGAAGAAAATGATATCATAGATATGATACAAGCCACAAACCCAGATTTGTTATTTGTTGCATTGGGCTGTCCAAAGCAAGAAATGTGGATGGCAGCACATATGGGTAAGATAAATGCTTGTATGTTAGGTGTTGGTCAAGCTTTTAGAACCTATGCGGGTGTTGAAAAACGACTACCTAAATGGGCAAGAAATCTTTCTCTTGAGTGGGTTTATAGATTTTATTTAGAACCGGGAAGACTTTGGAAAAGATATCTAGTTACTAATTCCTTTTTCATCTATCTTTTTATAAAACACTTATTTTCACCTAATAAACAGCCCGCAGAGCTTGTATATGAAGAAACTAAAAAGTAA
- the fcl gene encoding GDP-L-fucose synthase produces the protein MNKDAKIYIAGHRGMVGSAIKRKLEQEGFHNFALRTSSELDLRNQNAVADFFAEEKPDYVILAAAKVGGINANNIYRGEFLYDNLMIQNNIIHQSYLNKVKKLLFLGSSCIYPKMAPQPLKEEYLLTGTLEPTNEPYAIAKIAGIKMCEAYRSQYGCNFISAMPTNLYGPNDNYDLQNSHVLPALLRKFHEAKLDNKPFVEVWGSGTPKREFLHVDDLADACYYLMLNYNESELVNVGTGVDVTIRELAETIKEITEFKGELKFDSSKPDGTPRKLMDVSKLESVGWKYSISLKDGIESVYSELDWSNIIERTLQ, from the coding sequence ATGAATAAAGACGCCAAAATATATATCGCTGGTCACAGAGGTATGGTAGGCTCTGCAATAAAAAGGAAGCTCGAACAAGAGGGCTTCCATAATTTTGCACTCCGTACATCTTCTGAATTAGACCTGAGAAACCAAAATGCTGTAGCTGATTTTTTTGCTGAAGAAAAACCTGATTATGTAATTCTTGCAGCTGCTAAAGTTGGAGGGATTAATGCAAATAACATTTATAGAGGTGAATTTCTTTATGATAACCTGATGATTCAGAATAACATTATTCATCAGAGTTATTTAAACAAAGTAAAAAAACTTCTTTTTTTAGGTTCATCTTGTATTTATCCTAAAATGGCTCCACAACCATTAAAAGAAGAATATCTTTTAACAGGTACTTTAGAGCCTACCAATGAGCCTTATGCAATAGCTAAAATTGCAGGTATTAAAATGTGTGAAGCATACAGAAGCCAGTACGGTTGTAACTTTATTTCTGCTATGCCAACTAACTTATACGGTCCTAACGATAATTATGACCTACAAAATTCTCATGTTTTACCTGCACTTTTAAGAAAGTTTCATGAAGCTAAACTTGACAATAAGCCTTTTGTTGAAGTTTGGGGATCTGGTACACCTAAAAGAGAGTTTTTACATGTAGACGATTTAGCAGATGCTTGTTACTATCTAATGCTAAACTACAATGAGAGCGAGCTTGTAAATGTAGGTACTGGAGTTGATGTAACTATTAGAGAACTAGCAGAAACTATTAAAGAAATCACTGAGTTTAAAGGTGAATTAAAATTTGACTCTTCTAAACCAGATGGTACTCCAAGAAAATTAATGGACGTTAGCAAATTAGAATCTGTTGGTTGGAAATACAGTATTTCTCTAAAAGATGGAATCGAGTCTGTATACAGTGAACTAGACTGGTCTAATATTATTGAGAGAACACTTCAATAA